GACAGCACCGAGTCGATCACCGTGAAGCTTTCCTGGCCATCGGCCACGTGTTGCAGCGGCACGTACGTGCCGTCGTTCCAACGCTCACGGTTCTGGTCGTGCAGCACGGCGTGGCGGTGCGTGAACGTACCGCGGCCCGAATCCTGGCCGGTCAGACGCACAGCGAAGCCCGACGAAACCAGCGAGGCAAAAGCCAGGTGCTCGCCCATGCCCCAGTCGAGCGGCTGCTCGCCCAGGCCCATCTTGCGACGGTCGTTGATGACCTTCTCGACGAGCGGGTGGACCTTGAAGTTCGCCGGGATCGTGGTGATGCGCTCGGCCAGACGCTTGAGTTCGTTCAGCGGCACGGCCGTATCGGCGGCGTCGGTCCACTTCCTGTTCAGGAACGGCACCCAGTCGACCGCGTACTTGCTCTTGTAGTTCGAGAGCACGGGATCGATGGTGTGATGGCCTTCGTCCATGGCCTGGCGATAGGCCTTGACGAAACCGTCGCCCTCTTCCGCCGTGATCACGCCTTGCGTGACCAGCTTCTCGACGTACAACGCGCGCGTGCCCGGATGCTGGGCGATCTTCTTGTACATCAACGGCTGCGTGACCGCCGGCGTATCCTGCTCGTTGTGGCCCAGCTTGCGATAGCAAACGATGTCCACGACGGCGTCCTTCTTGAATTCCTGACGGAAATCCAGGGCCAGTTGCATGGCCAGCACGACCGCTTCGGGATCGTCGCCGTTCACGTGCAGCACCGGCGCTTCGATCATCTTGACCACGTCCGAGCAGTACGTCGTCGAACGGGCGTCACGCGGATCCGACGTGGTGAAGCCGATCTGGTTGTTGATGACGATGTGCACCGTGCCGTGCGTGCCGTAACCACGCGTTTGCGCGAGGTTCAGCGTTTCCATCACGACGCCCTGGCCCGCGAAGGCGGCGTCGCCGTGAACTTGCACCGGCAGCACGCTGGCCGCATCAGCTTCGCCGCGGCGGTCCATACGGGCCTTGGCCGAGCCTTCGACCACCGGGTTCACGATTTCGAGGTGCGACGGGTTGAACGCCAGCGACAGGTGGACCGGGCCACCGCTCGTCGAGACGTCGCTCGAGAAGCCCTTGTGGTACTTCACGTCACCGGCCGGCAGATCGTCCACGTGCTTGCCTTCGAATTCGGCAAACAGGTCCGACGGCATCTTGCCGAGGGTGTTGACCAGCACGTTCAGGCGACCGCGGTGGGCCATGCCGATCACGATTTCCTGCACGCCCTTCGCACCGGCGTGGTGGACGAGCTCGTCCATCGCCACGATGAACGATTCGCCGCCTTCGAGCGAGAAGCGCTTCTGGCCGACGAACTTGGTGTGCAGATAACGCTCGAGGCCTTCCGCGGCCGTCAGGCGTTCGAGGATGTGTTTCTTCTTCTCTGCGCTGAAGTTGGGCGTGGCACGCACCTTCTCCAGACGCTCCTGCCACCAGCGCTTTTGCACCGGATCGCTGATGTACATGTACTCGGCGCCGATCGAGCCGCAGTACGTGTCGCGCAGCGACTTGAGCAGATCGCGCAGGCTGGCCTGTTCAAAACCGAAATACGTGTTCTCTGCCGAATACACGCCGTCCATGTCGGCTTCGGTCAGGTCGTAGAAGGCGGGCTCCAGTTCGGGAATCGCCGGGCGTTCCTGACGCTTGAGCGGGTCCAGATTGGCCCAGCGGGCGCCGAGGAAGCGGTAAGCGGCGACGAGCGACTGCACGTGCACCTGCTTGCGGGCCATGGCCAGGTCAGAGGCGCCGGCGCGCGGCACGAAGGCATTGGCCTTGGCGCGCTGGGCGAACGACTCCACGATCGGGGCGTGAGCCACGTCGTTGGCGTTGGAACCATCAACAGCGGGGACGTTTTGCAGTGCGTCGAAATACTGACGCCAGTTGTCCGGCACGGACGCCGGATTATCAAGATACGATTCGTACAGTTCTTCGACGTAGGGGGCATTGCCGCCGAAGAGGTACGAGTTCGCTTGGAATTGTTCCATCAAACTCATTTTGCGCTCACCTTTTCTACGAGTGACTCGAGAAATAGCGGGTTACGAAACCTTCCGCGACACGGCCTGACCGGATAGCGGATTGCGAGAATCAAGTGGTGCTTGGAAGGACCTGATCAATCACGGCGAGCAGCATAGCACGTTTTTCGGCACCGACCGCCTCGGAAAGCCGTCAGACGGGGACTTGCGGCGTGCCCGCCGCATGGGTCGCACAGCGCCTCGGAATCGCCCCCGAACTTCCGTTGGCCTGCCCGGCATCGTGCGCATATCCAACCTCGATTTCACTCGGTTACCTGCGATTCGACCGTGATCATGCCGTCAACGCGCACAATCGGGCAGCGCGCGCCGCGCCGGCCTTCGCCCACGCCGCTTATGCTTATATGGAAATTGGATATATAGGAATTAAATTTTATTATTTTAATTTCTAATCAGTGACCGATATCGTGTCGACTATCCCCTTGCCGGTCCATCTGGGGGTGGCTTGACGGGTCAGACCCGCCCGGGCTTCCGCGCTGGTCCGGCCCCTGGAGCCCACAACGACATGCAAGAGACGACGCCTCTCACCGCCCAGCAAGCCCAGTTGCTCAGCCAACTGGTCGACGGCCTTTCCACCGAACAGCTCGCCTGGGTGCGCGGTTTTCTCGCCGGCATCAACCATTCGGTGCGTCATGCCGGCGCGCAGGCGCCTGCGGCCGGCACGGCCGGCGCCGCCGCTCCGCAGTTGACCATTCTGTACGGTTCGCAAACGGGCCATGCGCAGGAAGTCGCCGAGCACGCCAAGGCGCGTGCGGTGGCGGCGGGCTTCAAGGTCGACCTGTTCGCCATGGGCGACTACAAGGCGTCGCGCCTGAAGAACGACAAGCTGCTGCTCGTGGCGGTGTCCACGCAAGGCGAAGGCGAACCGCCCGACGACGCCCGCGACTTCTACGAGTTCCTGCACGGCGAGAAGGCTCCCAAGCTCGAAGGCACGCGTTTCGCCGTGCTGGGGCTGGGCGACTCCAGCTATGAGAAGTTCTGCCAGGCCGGCAAGGACTTCGACGCTCGTCTGTCGGCGCTTGGCGCCGAGCGTCTGGTGGCGCGCGCGGACAGCGACGTCGACTACGACGGCCCCGCCGAGCGCTGGATCGAAGAGGCGGTCGAAGCCCTCAAGCGAGTGGCCGCACCGGCCGCCGCGGGCAAGGCCGGCGTCCCGGACGGCTTCAGCCTGGCGTCGCTGGCCGGCGCCGCGGCGCCCGCCGCCGCCGCGAGCCAGTACAGCCGCAAGCATCCATTCGACGCCACGGTGCTGGAGAACATCACGCTGTCGGGCCGCGGTTCGTCCAAGGAAGTGCATCACGTCGAACTCTCGCTGGAAGGCTCCGGCCTCACCTACGAGCCGGGCGACGCGCTCGGCGTGGTCGTGAAGAACGACGAGACGCTTGTCGACGAACTCATCGACACGCTTGCCCTCGACCCGCAAGCCACGACCACCACGCAGGACAGTACGCTGTCCCTGCGCGACGCGTTCCTGCGCGCCTACGACATCACCACCCTGTCGCGCGCCTTCCTGGAGAAATACGCCGCGCTGACGGAGTCGACCGAACTCAAGGCGCTGCTCGCGGCAGGCAACGAGACGGCCCTGCGCGACTATCTGTATGGCCGCGACGTGCTCGACGTCGTGCGCCAGTTCCCCGCGCGCAAGGTGAAGGCCGCCGAGTTCGTCGGCACGCTGCGCACGTTGCAGCCGCGCCTGTATTCGATCGCGTCGAGCCTCGCGGCGAACCCCGACGCCGTCCACATCACCGTGGGCGCCGTGCGCTACGACAGTCATGGCCGCGCGCGTCGCGGGGTCGCTTCGACCTACCTGGCCGACATCGCTCGCGAAGGCGAGACGGTGCCGGTGTACATCGAAGCCAACCGCAACTTCAAGCTGCCGTCGGACACCAATGCGCCGGTCATCATGGTCGGGCCGGGCACCGGCATCGCGCCATTCCGCGCGTTCGTGGAAGAGCGTCAGGCGCTCGACGCGCCGGGCAAGAACTGGTTGTTCTTCGGCGATCGCAACTTCCGCACCGACTTCCTGTATCAGCGCGAATGGCAGCGCTATGTGAAGGACGGCGCGCTCACCAGGATCGATCTCGCCTTCTCGCGCGATACCGAAGACAAGGTCTACGTGCAGCACCGCATGCGCGAGCAAGGCAAGGCGTTGTACGCCTGGCTGCAGGAAGGCGCGCATCTGTACGTGTGCGGCGACGCCGACCAGATGGCGCGCGACGTGAACACGGCGCTCGTCGACATCGTGGCCGAGCACGGCGGTCTGGCGCCGGATGCCGCCGCCGAGTACGTGAAGACGCTGCAACGCGAAAAGCGCTACCAGCGCGACGTGTACTGATCGTCGGACGTTCCGAATCACGAATCCCTCATCACGACAACGCACGACGAGACGCCGACGCCTGCGAGACCCGATAGCCGGATGATCGCGACGCAGGCGCCACACCGTAGGCGAGCCCGGCGGGCTCATGAAAGCGCCCGCCCGAATCGACAACCGCACCGACAACAGCAGCCCACATGACGCAAACTACGCAAGCCAACGCCGCCGCGGCCGCGCGCTCCGAAGTCGAGAAGATCAAGGACGTCAGCAACTACCTGCGCGGCACGATCGCCGAAGGTCTGGCCGACCCGCTCACGGGCGCGATCTTCGAGAAGGACGCCCAACTGCTCAAGTTCCACGGCTCGTACATGCAGGACGATCGCGACCTGCGCGCCGAGCGTCAGAAGCAGAAACTCGAGCCGGCCTACCAGTTCATGATCCGCCTGCGCATGCCGGGCGGCGTGTGCACGCCCGAGCAATGGCTCAAGCTCGACGATCTCGCGCAGAAATACGGCGGCAATACGATTCGCCTGACCACACGCCAGACGGTGCAGTACCACAACGTCCTCAAGCACCAGCTGCGCCCGCTCATCAAGGGCATCGACGAAGTGGCGATGACGAGCATTGCCGCGTGCGGCGACGTCAACCGCAACACACTCGTGTCGAACAACCCGCATCTCTCGCCGGCGCACGCCGAGGCGCTCGAATGGTGCCGCAGGATCGACCAGCATCTGCTGCCGCAGACCACCGCGTATCGCGAGATCTGGCTCGGCGACAAGCGTCTGGGCGCCGGCAAGGAAGACCACGAGCCGATCTACGGCAAGCATTACCTGCCGCGCAAATTCAAGATCGCCATTGCGATTCCGCCGAACAACGACGTCGACATCTACGCGAACGACCTCGGCTTCATCGCCATCGTGAACGGTGACGGCAAGCTCGAAGGTTTCAACGTGACGGTCGGCGGCGGCATGGGCATGACGCACGGCGACGCCGCGACGTATCCGCGCACGGCGACCGTCATCGGCTACACGCCGGCCGAGCGCGTGGTCGAAGTGGCCGAGAAGGTGCTGCTCGTGCAGCGCGACTTCGGCGACCGTACGAACCGCAAGCACGCACGCCTGAAGTACACCATCGACGACCGCGGCGTGGAGTGGTTCAAGGAAGCGCTCAACCGCTACCTCGGCTGGCATCTGGAGCCGGTGCGCCCGTTCACGTTCACGACCAACGGCGATCAGTACGGTTGGCTCAAGGGGGCGGACGATCTGTGGCACCTCACGCTGTTCATCCAGAACGGCCGCGTGAAGGACTGGGACGACTATCGTCTGATGACCGGCCTGCGCGAGATTGCCAAGGTGCATGACGGCGACATCCGCATTACCGGCAACCAGAATCTGATCGTCGGTCGCGTGAGCGACGCCAGGAAGGCGCAGATCGACGCCCTCGTGAAGGAATTCGGCCTGCTCGACGGCAAGCATCAGAGCGCGCTGCGCATCAACTCGATGGCGTGCGTGGGTTTCCCGACCTGCGGCCTCGCGCTCGCGGAGAGCGAACGCGCGCTGCCGGATCTGGTGACGCGTCTGGAGAAGGTGCTCGACGAAGCGGGTCTGGCCGGCGAGCCGATCACGATTCGCACGACGGGCTGCCCGAACGGCTGCGCGCGGCCGTACATCGCCGAAATCGGTCTGGTCGGCAAGTCGGCCGGCAAGTACAACCTGTACCTCGGCGCGGGCTTCCACGGCCAGCGGCTCAACAAGCTGTACAAGGAGTCGGTGAGCGACGACCAGATCGTGGCAGAGCTCACGCCGCTATTCCAGCGCTATGCGAAGGAGCGCGAGGCCGGCGAGAAGTTCGGAGACTTCCTCGTGCGTCAGGGCGTGGTGAAGGAAGTGGTCGAAGCGCGCGAAGACTTTCACGGTTGAGGTCGACGGCGATGCGCTCCACGGGGGCGCCGCCCAGGAACAACGCCACGGCAAGCCGTGGCGTTTTTTCATCGCTGAATCAAGCGAAATGAATCGGCTCGACGATCAGTCGTTGCTGCCCGAGTACGGCACGATGCAGCGCTTGACGGTGGCCTCGTAATCGCGCGACAGGTTGCTGCCCGGCGTTTCGAAGTACTGGATACGCGCGCCGAAGCCGCCCTGACTGATGTCGACGTACGGGTTGTACGTGGCCTTGCCTTCGGCGTCCGCTCCGCGATAGACGCGCACGCGGTCCCATCCCTGACGGGCATACGAGGTCGAATCCACGTTCGGCGCGAGTTCGCTCCAGCCGTGATAGATGCAGTTGAGCACCATGAAGCGATCGGCCCCGGTGCCCTGGTCGAGCAGTCGACCCGTCGCCGGATCCGGCCGGCTCATCTGGTTGATCGGACCGCAACCGGCCAGAACGGCCACCGCCGCCATCAGCGCCACTCGCTTCATACTTCGACACCCTCAACTGAGCAAAAGATGGGCAATGTTACCCGGTTCGGCGCACTGCCGCCATGAACCCGCGCTCTTCTCTTTGCCCATGGGCCGCCTACCAGTCGCCCAAGACACTGTCGTCACAGCCGCCGGCGCCCTCGTTCGACGCCGGCGTCGCCCGCTACGCTGCCAGCGAAAGCGGCTTGCCGCCCACCGCGTGCAGCGCGGGCCGCGCGGTGCCGCCGTGCCGCTCGTCGCCGAGCCGGAAGCGCGCCATCTCTTCGCGCAGCGCCGCGGTCTGATCTTCGAGCGACGCCGCCGCGGCAGCGGCCTGTTCGACGAGCGCCGCATTCTGCTGCGTGACGGTGTCCATCTGCGTGACCGCCTGATTGACCTGTTCGATGCCGCCGCTCTGCTCGTCGGAGGCGGCCGAAATCTCGCCCATGATGTCGGTCACGCGCTGCACGGCCTGCAGAATGTCATCCATCGTGCGACCGGCTTCGGCCACCAGCGACGACCCGTCGCTCACCTTTTGCGCCGAGGTCTCGATGAGCGCCTTGATCTCGCGCGCGGCGGTGGCGCTGCGCTGCGCCAGCGTGCGCACTTCGCCCGCCACCACGGCGAAACCCCGGCCCTGCTCGCCCGCGCGCGCCGCTTCGACGGCCGCGTTCAGCGCCAGGATGTTGGTCTGGAACGCAATGCCGTCGATCACGCCGATGATGTCCACGACCTGTGCCGAGCTCGCGGAGATGCCTTGCATCGTGTCGACCACGCGCGCGACGACCTGACCGCCGCGCGACGCGATGTCCGACGCATTCACGGCCAACTGACTCGCCTGGCGCGCGTTGTCGGCGTTCTGCTTGACGGTGGCCGTGAGCTCCTCCATCGACGACGCGGTCTCCTCGAGCGACGCCGCCTGCTGTTCGGTGCGCGCCGACAGATCGGTGTTGCCCGCCGAGATCTCGGCCGTTGCCGTGGCCATCGCGTCGCAGCTGCGACGCACGCCGCGAATCGTGCCCGCCAGGCGCGACTGCATCGTCTCCAGGCCGCGCATGAGCATGGACATCTCGTCCTTGCCGCTCACGTGGACCGGATTGTCGAGATGGCCGGCGGCGATCTCTTCGAAGTGGGTGAGCGCCTGCGCCAGCGGCCGCATGATCGCGCGGCGCAGCGAGAAATAGCATGCGATGGCGAGCAGCACGCCCACTGCCGTGGCGCCGATGCTCAGCCAGCGAAATGCCGCCAGCTCCGTCATCGACGCCTCGTACGTCTCGCGACCGAGCGTCATCTTGTAGTTCGCCAACGCGTCGCTCGCCGCCGTGAGCGTGGCGTAGTACTTCGGCAGCACGTTCATCGTGAGATCGTCCATGGCCGTGCGATCGCGCGCGTCGATGGCGGCGAGCATCGGTTCCATGCCCTTGTCGAAGAATTCCGTGCGGCGCTTGGCGACTTCGTCGGCGAGGCGCTGCTCCTCGGCGCCGCGCGGCAGCGCCTGGTAGGCCACCCAGGCCGCATTCGCGTCCTTGATCATGCTGCGCGCGCGCGCCGCCACCTTTTCCACGTCGGGCGACTCGGGATGCAGCACCACACGATCGAGAATGGCGCGCGTGCGCGCCAGCGTCGCGTTGTCCTTGCCCAGCGCCACCGTGGCCGCAAGGTGGTTCGCATACGTTTCGCGAAGCGCATCGCCGGTGCGCGTCATGCCGGCAATCCCCAGTGCGCCCAACAGAATCAACAACACCGCCAACAGCGCCATCGTCATCCCAAGGCGCGCCTTGATCGAAAAGCTCCGCAACATACTGTCGTCTCCATCTCGGTGTCGGGTTTCTTATCCCTCGCCCGGCCTCTGTCGGGCCGGTGCTACTTGTCACATCGGCGTCTCAAACGCCAGACTTGAGCATCCTGCGGGTATACGCGGCCATACGCCAAGGTGCGACCGCACATCCGGATTGATGCAAATCAACCCCCGATCGCGCCGCAGCCCACGCCCCTGCTGTCTTACAGACCAAAACCGGAAAACGTGGCAAGGTTTGCGAATTCCACCGAAAAATCGACACCCGTCGTCGGACACCGGTCCGATCTTACATAGTTTTTCATAAATACAAAGGATATATTCGAAATCATGATCGAAGGACTCGAAAAGCTGCTGGCCGCGGGCAAGGACAATGCGCTGCTGCGCTTCGGTCTCGGCAAGGCCTATCTGGACGCACAGAACTTCCCCGTCGCTGCCGAGCACCTGACGCATTGCGTCGCTTTCGATCCGGCCTACACGGCGGCCTGGAAGCTGCTGGGCAAGGCCCGCCAGGGGGCCGGCGACGTGGACGGTGCCCGCGACGCCTGGACGCGCGGCATTGCCGCCGCTCAGGCCCATGGCGACCGTCAGGCGGAGAAGGAAATGACCGTCTTCCTCAAGCGGCTGGGCTGACGCGGCATCAAGCGCTGCGGGCATCGCTACCGGACTCACGTGCCCGTCAATCGCGTGGTATCGTGCAGCTTCCCCATTTCAGACGCAACGAACATGCCCGCAACTTCGACCTGGCTGGCCTTTGCGCTGGTTGTCCTTGGCATGGCCCTTACGCCGGGACCGAACATGATGTACCTGGTGTCGCGCTCATTGTGTCAGGGGCCGGCCGCGGGCCTCGTATCGCTGGGCGGCGTCGCCCTGGGCTTCGTCGTCTACATGCTGTGCGCGGCCTTCGGGATCACCGCCCTGCTCTTCGCGGTGCCGTATGCGTACGATGTGCTGCGCTTCGGCGGCGCCATCTACCTGATGTGGCTCGCGTGGCAGGCACTCAAGCCGGGTGGCCGCTCGCCGTTCGAAGTGAGGCCGCTGGCACACGACAGCAATCGCCGTCTGTTCCTGATGGGCCTGTTCACGAGCGTGCTCAATCCGAAAATTGCCATGCTCTACCTGGCGCTGCTGCCGCAGTTCGTGCATCCGGAACGCGGCAGCGTGCTCACGCAGTCGCTGATGCTGGGCGTGACGCAGATCGTCGCCAGCGTGACGGTGAACGCGAGTGTAGCGCTGTCGGCCGGCGCCATCGCCACGTTCCTCGGGCAGCGCCCGGCCTGGCTGCGCATCCAGCGCTGGCTCATGGGCGGCGTGCTCGGCGCGCTGGCGCTGCGCATGGCGACCGAAGCGCGCCGCTGAGCCGCCCTTCCCAATTTTTTGGAGAGACGCACGCCGGGCGTGGCATACTGCACCGATTTCGCCGCGCGGCGGGGCTCCACGCAGCGCCAGGCCGGCTGGCCGGTTCCCATCCTGCAATTTTCGTTGGGTATGTCCTTGAAGCATTGTTTGCCGCCTCGTGCGCCGTCCCGTGCGGCGCACCGCAATTCCCCCGTCTCCCCCTCCCGGACGCCTTCGAGCCATGGTCCGGGCTCCGGCTCCTCCGAATGTTCCCGCCACTCGGGCCACGTCGACCGCCAACGCGGCTTCGGCACGCTCGGCGTCATCGTCGCCACGCTGGCCGGGCTGGCGATCATCGGCGCCCTGATCGTGGGC
The Pandoraea pulmonicola DNA segment above includes these coding regions:
- a CDS encoding NADPH-dependent assimilatory sulfite reductase hemoprotein subunit, coding for MTQTTQANAAAAARSEVEKIKDVSNYLRGTIAEGLADPLTGAIFEKDAQLLKFHGSYMQDDRDLRAERQKQKLEPAYQFMIRLRMPGGVCTPEQWLKLDDLAQKYGGNTIRLTTRQTVQYHNVLKHQLRPLIKGIDEVAMTSIAACGDVNRNTLVSNNPHLSPAHAEALEWCRRIDQHLLPQTTAYREIWLGDKRLGAGKEDHEPIYGKHYLPRKFKIAIAIPPNNDVDIYANDLGFIAIVNGDGKLEGFNVTVGGGMGMTHGDAATYPRTATVIGYTPAERVVEVAEKVLLVQRDFGDRTNRKHARLKYTIDDRGVEWFKEALNRYLGWHLEPVRPFTFTTNGDQYGWLKGADDLWHLTLFIQNGRVKDWDDYRLMTGLREIAKVHDGDIRITGNQNLIVGRVSDARKAQIDALVKEFGLLDGKHQSALRINSMACVGFPTCGLALAESERALPDLVTRLEKVLDEAGLAGEPITIRTTGCPNGCARPYIAEIGLVGKSAGKYNLYLGAGFHGQRLNKLYKESVSDDQIVAELTPLFQRYAKEREAGEKFGDFLVRQGVVKEVVEAREDFHG
- a CDS encoding LysE family translocator; protein product: MPATSTWLAFALVVLGMALTPGPNMMYLVSRSLCQGPAAGLVSLGGVALGFVVYMLCAAFGITALLFAVPYAYDVLRFGGAIYLMWLAWQALKPGGRSPFEVRPLAHDSNRRLFLMGLFTSVLNPKIAMLYLALLPQFVHPERGSVLTQSLMLGVTQIVASVTVNASVALSAGAIATFLGQRPAWLRIQRWLMGGVLGALALRMATEARR
- a CDS encoding 2-oxoglutarate dehydrogenase E1 component, translating into MSLMEQFQANSYLFGGNAPYVEELYESYLDNPASVPDNWRQYFDALQNVPAVDGSNANDVAHAPIVESFAQRAKANAFVPRAGASDLAMARKQVHVQSLVAAYRFLGARWANLDPLKRQERPAIPELEPAFYDLTEADMDGVYSAENTYFGFEQASLRDLLKSLRDTYCGSIGAEYMYISDPVQKRWWQERLEKVRATPNFSAEKKKHILERLTAAEGLERYLHTKFVGQKRFSLEGGESFIVAMDELVHHAGAKGVQEIVIGMAHRGRLNVLVNTLGKMPSDLFAEFEGKHVDDLPAGDVKYHKGFSSDVSTSGGPVHLSLAFNPSHLEIVNPVVEGSAKARMDRRGEADAASVLPVQVHGDAAFAGQGVVMETLNLAQTRGYGTHGTVHIVINNQIGFTTSDPRDARSTTYCSDVVKMIEAPVLHVNGDDPEAVVLAMQLALDFRQEFKKDAVVDIVCYRKLGHNEQDTPAVTQPLMYKKIAQHPGTRALYVEKLVTQGVITAEEGDGFVKAYRQAMDEGHHTIDPVLSNYKSKYAVDWVPFLNRKWTDAADTAVPLNELKRLAERITTIPANFKVHPLVEKVINDRRKMGLGEQPLDWGMGEHLAFASLVSSGFAVRLTGQDSGRGTFTHRHAVLHDQNRERWNDGTYVPLQHVADGQESFTVIDSVLSEEAVLGFEYGYSTAEPNTMVLWEGQFGDFANGAQVVIDQFISSGEVKWGRVSGLTMLLPHGYEGQGPEHSSARIERYLQLCADTNMQVVQPTTPAQIFHLLRRQMIRQLRKPLIVFTPKSLLRHKEAVSDLSELAEGGFQTVIGETDKTINAEKVKRVIACSGRLYYDLIARRREEKRDDVAIIRVEQLYPFPHKAFESELKKYKNLTDVVWAQDEPQNQGPWFYIEHHLIESMSAGQKLAYAGRAASASPAVGYYAKHYEQLKQLLDTAFGRLKGATVAQ
- a CDS encoding methyl-accepting chemotaxis protein encodes the protein MLRSFSIKARLGMTMALLAVLLILLGALGIAGMTRTGDALRETYANHLAATVALGKDNATLARTRAILDRVVLHPESPDVEKVAARARSMIKDANAAWVAYQALPRGAEEQRLADEVAKRRTEFFDKGMEPMLAAIDARDRTAMDDLTMNVLPKYYATLTAASDALANYKMTLGRETYEASMTELAAFRWLSIGATAVGVLLAIACYFSLRRAIMRPLAQALTHFEEIAAGHLDNPVHVSGKDEMSMLMRGLETMQSRLAGTIRGVRRSCDAMATATAEISAGNTDLSARTEQQAASLEETASSMEELTATVKQNADNARQASQLAVNASDIASRGGQVVARVVDTMQGISASSAQVVDIIGVIDGIAFQTNILALNAAVEAARAGEQGRGFAVVAGEVRTLAQRSATAAREIKALIETSAQKVSDGSSLVAEAGRTMDDILQAVQRVTDIMGEISAASDEQSGGIEQVNQAVTQMDTVTQQNAALVEQAAAAAASLEDQTAALREEMARFRLGDERHGGTARPALHAVGGKPLSLAA
- a CDS encoding assimilatory sulfite reductase (NADPH) flavoprotein subunit yields the protein MQETTPLTAQQAQLLSQLVDGLSTEQLAWVRGFLAGINHSVRHAGAQAPAAGTAGAAAPQLTILYGSQTGHAQEVAEHAKARAVAAGFKVDLFAMGDYKASRLKNDKLLLVAVSTQGEGEPPDDARDFYEFLHGEKAPKLEGTRFAVLGLGDSSYEKFCQAGKDFDARLSALGAERLVARADSDVDYDGPAERWIEEAVEALKRVAAPAAAGKAGVPDGFSLASLAGAAAPAAAASQYSRKHPFDATVLENITLSGRGSSKEVHHVELSLEGSGLTYEPGDALGVVVKNDETLVDELIDTLALDPQATTTTQDSTLSLRDAFLRAYDITTLSRAFLEKYAALTESTELKALLAAGNETALRDYLYGRDVLDVVRQFPARKVKAAEFVGTLRTLQPRLYSIASSLAANPDAVHITVGAVRYDSHGRARRGVASTYLADIAREGETVPVYIEANRNFKLPSDTNAPVIMVGPGTGIAPFRAFVEERQALDAPGKNWLFFGDRNFRTDFLYQREWQRYVKDGALTRIDLAFSRDTEDKVYVQHRMREQGKALYAWLQEGAHLYVCGDADQMARDVNTALVDIVAEHGGLAPDAAAEYVKTLQREKRYQRDVY